From Gemmatimonadaceae bacterium, the proteins below share one genomic window:
- a CDS encoding response regulator transcription factor has protein sequence MTNDIIRVVLADDHTVVRAGLKAVLGGAKDIQVVGEVANGTDAVAMTEKLDPDVLVMDLSMPQMDGAEATKTLSAAGTRTKILILTMHSPDEALVPLLESGASGFLQKSAADRELVDAVRAVAHGDTYLQPSAARVLAGGLRKKAEHIDERTKYERLTQRERDVLRLVAQGYSAPEIGERLFISPKTVDTYKQRIQEKLGLQHRSEYVQFALHLGLLTEE, from the coding sequence GTGACAAACGACATCATTCGCGTCGTCCTGGCGGACGATCACACGGTGGTCCGCGCCGGGTTGAAGGCGGTGCTCGGCGGAGCGAAGGACATCCAGGTGGTGGGAGAGGTGGCCAACGGCACCGATGCGGTGGCGATGACCGAGAAGCTCGATCCGGACGTCTTGGTGATGGACCTGTCGATGCCGCAGATGGACGGAGCGGAGGCGACCAAGACGCTCTCGGCGGCCGGCACGCGGACGAAGATCCTGATCCTCACGATGCACTCGCCCGACGAAGCGTTGGTGCCGCTGCTGGAGAGCGGGGCGAGCGGATTTCTGCAGAAGAGCGCGGCGGACCGGGAGTTGGTGGACGCGGTGCGGGCCGTGGCGCACGGCGACACGTATCTGCAGCCGTCGGCGGCCCGGGTGCTGGCGGGCGGCTTGCGGAAGAAGGCCGAGCACATCGACGAACGCACGAAGTACGAGCGGCTCACGCAGCGGGAGCGTGACGTGTTGCGGTTGGTGGCGCAGGGCTATTCGGCGCCGGAGATCGGCGAGCGCCTGTTCATCAGCCCGAAGACCGTGGACACGTACAAGCAGCGGATCCAGGAGAAGCTGGGACTCCAGCACCGGTCGGAATACGTGCAGTTCGCGTTGCATCTGGGCCTGCTGACCGAGGAGTAA
- a CDS encoding aldehyde dehydrogenase family protein yields MATVSSIFETMEYGPAPESSAEATAWLGRHGRAFGHFIGGKWTKPGKTFDVIDPSTAEVLAGVSQGSARDVDAAVAAARRALPAWQGLSGHARARFLYALAREVQKNSRLFAVLESMDNGKSIRETRDIDIPLVARHFYHHAGWAQLMETEFAGYGAVGVVGQIIPWNFPLLMLAWKIAPAIAAGNTVVLKPAEFTPLSALLFAEVAEQAGIPAGVINVVTGDGDTGRAIVEHPEVDKIAFTGSTEVGRIIRRATAGSGKKLSLELGGKSPFLVYEDADLDSVVEGVVDAIWFNQGQVCCAGSRLLVQEGIADRLIAKLRARMETLRLGSSLDKAVDMGAIVAPVQLKRIRQLVDQGIAEGATMWQPSWACPTEGYFYPPTLFTDVEPASTIAQVEIFGPVLVEMTFRTPDESVALANNTPYGLAASVWTENINLALDIAPKIKAGVVWINSTNMFDASAGFGGYRESGFGREGGREGMWEYLKAEWEHHAPAKGSVRRRAASSAGQSAETPARGALPAIDRTPKLFIGGKQARPDAAYTRRIVGAGGRVVGEVGEGNRKDIRNAVEAAHKAWTGWGKATGHLRAQVLYYIAENLAVRADEFAARIDAMTGVGKRAAGQEVEASISRLFTYAAWADKYDGAVHNVPIRGVALAMNEPIGVIGMACPEPHPLLGLVSLVAPAVATGNAVVAIPSERFPLSATDFYSVLETSDVPAGVVNIVTGGALALAKVLAEHDDVEAMWYFGSREGVQTVEHASASNMKRTWCSWRERDWTDGSQGEGREFLRAATQVKNIWIPYGE; encoded by the coding sequence ATGGCGACAGTTTCCTCGATTTTCGAGACGATGGAGTATGGGCCGGCGCCCGAGAGCAGCGCGGAAGCGACGGCCTGGCTCGGCCGGCACGGCCGGGCGTTCGGGCATTTCATCGGCGGCAAGTGGACCAAGCCCGGCAAGACGTTCGACGTGATCGATCCGTCCACGGCCGAAGTGCTGGCCGGGGTGTCGCAGGGCAGCGCCCGTGATGTGGACGCCGCGGTGGCCGCCGCGCGGCGGGCGCTGCCGGCGTGGCAGGGACTGAGCGGTCATGCCCGGGCCCGGTTCCTGTACGCGCTGGCGCGCGAGGTACAGAAGAACTCGCGGTTGTTCGCGGTGCTCGAGAGCATGGACAACGGCAAGTCCATCCGGGAGACGCGCGACATCGACATCCCGCTGGTAGCGCGGCATTTCTACCATCATGCGGGCTGGGCGCAGTTGATGGAAACGGAGTTCGCCGGCTACGGCGCGGTGGGCGTGGTGGGGCAGATCATCCCGTGGAACTTTCCACTGCTCATGCTGGCGTGGAAGATCGCGCCGGCGATCGCTGCGGGAAACACCGTGGTGCTGAAGCCCGCGGAGTTCACGCCGCTCTCGGCGCTGCTGTTCGCCGAGGTGGCGGAGCAGGCGGGCATTCCGGCCGGCGTGATCAACGTCGTCACCGGCGACGGTGACACGGGGCGCGCGATCGTGGAGCATCCGGAGGTGGACAAGATCGCCTTCACGGGCTCCACCGAGGTGGGGCGGATCATCCGGCGTGCCACGGCCGGGAGCGGCAAGAAGCTGAGCCTCGAGTTGGGCGGGAAGAGTCCGTTCCTGGTGTACGAAGACGCCGACCTGGACAGTGTGGTGGAGGGCGTGGTGGACGCGATCTGGTTCAACCAGGGCCAGGTCTGCTGCGCGGGGTCGCGTCTGCTGGTGCAGGAGGGGATCGCCGACCGCCTGATCGCCAAGTTGCGGGCGCGGATGGAGACGCTGCGCCTGGGGTCGTCGTTGGACAAGGCGGTGGACATGGGGGCGATCGTCGCGCCGGTGCAATTGAAGCGGATTCGCCAACTCGTGGACCAGGGAATTGCCGAAGGGGCCACGATGTGGCAGCCATCGTGGGCGTGTCCCACGGAGGGTTACTTCTATCCGCCCACGCTGTTCACCGACGTGGAGCCGGCATCGACGATCGCGCAGGTGGAGATCTTCGGCCCCGTGCTCGTGGAGATGACGTTCCGGACGCCCGACGAGAGCGTGGCGCTGGCCAACAACACGCCCTACGGGTTGGCGGCGAGTGTCTGGACGGAGAACATCAACCTCGCGTTGGACATCGCGCCGAAGATCAAGGCGGGTGTCGTGTGGATCAACTCCACGAACATGTTCGACGCGTCGGCCGGGTTCGGCGGGTATCGCGAGAGCGGATTCGGCCGGGAGGGCGGGCGCGAGGGGATGTGGGAGTATCTCAAGGCCGAGTGGGAGCACCATGCGCCCGCGAAGGGCTCGGTGCGCAGGCGTGCCGCGTCGAGCGCGGGGCAGAGCGCCGAGACGCCGGCGCGCGGCGCGCTGCCGGCGATCGACCGGACGCCCAAACTGTTCATCGGCGGCAAGCAGGCGCGGCCGGATGCGGCCTACACGCGCCGGATCGTGGGCGCCGGTGGGCGCGTGGTGGGCGAAGTGGGAGAGGGCAACCGCAAGGACATCCGCAACGCGGTGGAGGCGGCCCACAAGGCGTGGACGGGCTGGGGCAAGGCCACGGGGCACCTGCGGGCGCAGGTCCTGTACTACATCGCCGAGAATCTCGCCGTGCGGGCCGACGAATTCGCGGCGCGCATCGACGCCATGACTGGCGTGGGCAAGCGCGCGGCGGGGCAGGAGGTGGAGGCCTCGATCTCGCGGCTGTTCACCTATGCGGCGTGGGCCGACAAGTACGACGGCGCGGTGCACAACGTGCCGATTCGCGGCGTGGCGCTGGCGATGAACGAGCCGATCGGCGTGATCGGCATGGCCTGTCCGGAGCCGCACCCGCTCCTCGGCCTCGTGTCGCTGGTGGCGCCGGCGGTCGCGACGGGGAACGCGGTGGTCGCGATCCCGTCGGAGCGCTTTCCGCTCTCGGCCACCGATTTCTACAGCGTGCTGGAAACGTCGGATGTGCCGGCGGGCGTGGTGAACATCGTCACCGGCGGCGCGCTGGCGCTGGCCAAGGTGCTGGCCGAGCACGACGATGTGGAAGCCATGTGGTATTTCGGTTCACGGGAAGGCGTGCAGACGGTGGAGCATGCCTCGGCGTCGAACATGAAGCGCACCTGGTGTTCATGGCGCGAGCGTGATTGGACCGACGGGAGCCAGGGCGAGGGACGCGAATTTCTGCGGGCGGCGACGCAGGTGAAGAACATCTGGATTCCGTATGGGGAGTAG
- a CDS encoding DUF72 domain-containing protein yields MSDEPSHDPGAAEAMRRSEAAGAGEIPVLRAAHDAHIRIGTASWTDPTMVAPGVFYPDGVATPEARLRYYASRFPLVEVDSTYYAIPARRMGAIWAERTPEHFLFNIKAHALMTGQPTETSRLPNAIREALPGSVREKSRLYAKDLPPELLDLAWTMFLDALEPLRSAGKLGAILLQYPRWVRPSRASAALIEDARRRLGDRPAAVEFRHRDWLADGTRDRTLALLQRNGLAYVCVDEPQGLESSVPPATAVTNRLAIVRFHGRRAAFWEGPVAKVSERFRYLYDAAQLDEWLPRIAELADRAEEIHLVFNNCYANYGTTNAAELAGMLIDGRTVGE; encoded by the coding sequence ATGAGCGACGAACCGTCGCACGATCCCGGCGCGGCCGAAGCGATGCGCCGGAGTGAGGCCGCCGGCGCCGGCGAGATTCCGGTGCTGCGCGCCGCGCACGACGCCCACATCCGCATCGGCACCGCCAGTTGGACCGACCCCACCATGGTCGCGCCCGGCGTCTTCTATCCCGACGGCGTCGCCACGCCCGAAGCGCGGCTCCGCTACTACGCCTCGCGCTTCCCGCTCGTCGAAGTCGATTCCACCTACTACGCGATCCCCGCCCGGCGCATGGGCGCCATCTGGGCCGAGCGCACCCCCGAGCATTTCCTGTTCAATATCAAGGCGCACGCCCTCATGACCGGCCAGCCCACCGAGACGTCGCGCCTGCCCAACGCGATCCGCGAGGCGCTGCCCGGTTCGGTACGCGAGAAATCGCGCCTGTACGCCAAGGATCTTCCACCCGAATTGCTCGACCTGGCGTGGACCATGTTTCTGGATGCCCTCGAGCCCCTCCGGTCCGCCGGAAAGTTGGGGGCCATCCTGCTGCAGTATCCGCGCTGGGTGCGCCCCTCGCGCGCCAGCGCCGCGCTCATCGAGGATGCCCGACGCCGGCTCGGCGATCGCCCGGCGGCCGTCGAGTTCCGCCATCGCGACTGGCTCGCCGACGGCACGCGCGACCGCACGCTCGCCCTGCTCCAGCGGAACGGCTTGGCATACGTGTGCGTGGACGAGCCGCAGGGACTCGAGAGCAGCGTGCCGCCGGCGACCGCCGTCACCAACCGCCTCGCCATCGTGCGCTTCCACGGCCGCCGCGCCGCATTCTGGGAAGGTCCGGTGGCCAAGGTCAGCGAACGCTTCCGCTACCTCTACGACGCCGCGCAGTTGGACGAATGGCTTCCCCGCATCGCCGAGCTTGCCGACCGCGCCGAGGAGATCCACCTGGTATTCAATAATTGCTATGCCAATTATGGCACCACGAATGCCGCGGAGCTGGCGGGAATGCTGATTGACGGTAGGACGGTAGGAGAGTAG
- the ada gene encoding bifunctional DNA-binding transcriptional regulator/O6-methylguanine-DNA methyltransferase Ada — translation MTRTPPSAPRIPSAATAWRAVVERDTRFDGRFVYGVSSTGVFCRPSCPSRQPRRDRVRFFADAESARTAGFRPCKRCRPGSEQPSRMQAAIARAIAYLEAHADRRVTLGELAVETALSPSHLQRGFKQTVGISPREYQDALRKRRFVERLRAGDTVSRATYEAGYGSSSRVYGRREVRAGMTPAVFRRKATGRQIRFTTVAVPLGRLLVAFTDEGVCAVELGASDDALERVLRADFSNAVIARIHAGANAWVTTIVDQARGRPAAHAVPLDVQGTAFQWKVWKALQRIPLGETRSYAQVARSIGNPNAVRAVASACARNPVAVAVPCHRVVKSSGELGGYRWGADVKAKLLERERLAARK, via the coding sequence GTGACCAGAACGCCGCCCTCCGCCCCCCGCATCCCATCCGCCGCCACCGCGTGGCGCGCCGTCGTCGAGCGCGACACGCGCTTCGACGGCCGTTTCGTGTACGGCGTCTCGTCCACCGGCGTGTTCTGCCGGCCGTCGTGCCCATCGCGGCAGCCGCGGCGAGATCGCGTGCGGTTCTTCGCCGACGCCGAGTCCGCGCGCACCGCCGGCTTTCGTCCCTGCAAGCGCTGCCGGCCTGGCTCGGAGCAGCCATCGCGCATGCAGGCCGCGATCGCGCGCGCCATCGCATACCTCGAGGCCCACGCCGATCGCCGCGTCACGCTCGGCGAACTCGCCGTGGAGACCGCGCTCAGTCCTTCTCACCTGCAACGCGGCTTCAAACAGACCGTCGGCATCTCGCCGCGCGAATACCAGGACGCGTTGCGCAAACGCCGCTTCGTGGAGCGGCTCCGCGCCGGAGATACCGTGAGTCGCGCCACCTATGAAGCCGGTTATGGATCGAGCAGCCGCGTGTACGGCCGCCGTGAAGTCCGCGCTGGCATGACCCCCGCCGTGTTCCGGCGCAAGGCCACCGGCCGCCAGATCCGATTCACCACGGTCGCCGTGCCACTGGGACGGCTGCTCGTCGCCTTCACCGACGAAGGCGTGTGCGCCGTGGAGCTGGGCGCCAGTGACGACGCGCTCGAACGCGTGCTGCGCGCCGACTTCTCGAACGCCGTCATCGCGCGAATCCATGCCGGCGCCAACGCGTGGGTGACGACGATCGTCGACCAGGCTCGCGGCCGGCCGGCCGCACACGCGGTTCCACTCGACGTTCAGGGCACTGCGTTTCAATGGAAGGTATGGAAGGCCCTGCAGCGCATCCCACTCGGCGAGACCCGGTCATACGCCCAGGTGGCGCGCAGCATCGGCAACCCCAACGCGGTGCGCGCCGTGGCCAGCGCATGCGCGCGGAATCCCGTCGCGGTCGCCGTACCGTGCCACCGCGTGGTGAAGAGTTCCGGCGAACTGGGCGGCTATCGTTGGGGCGCCGACGTGAAGGCCAAGCTGCTCGAACGCGAGCGGCTGGCGGCGCGCAAGTAG
- a CDS encoding NAD(P)(+) transhydrogenase (Re/Si-specific) subunit beta, translated as MSSLQRCDSPWDSFRPSPSAHATSMTSTPRRIALALTLIAFARALDGLIGYHADITSGQFISRVEMAAIGFEVLLGTVTVAGTLVAIGKLRARVTSGPVAYRRREFITGSLGAFILGMLVYLIVYPPTAWVFYTTIALAFVFGILLLIPIDRAEAPGAVALLNACSGLAACAAGFAITDGILILVGLLAGLSGFIVWLLVRRP; from the coding sequence GTGTCGAGTTTGCAGCGGTGCGACTCGCCGTGGGATTCCTTCCGCCCGTCTCCTTCAGCTCATGCGACATCGATGACGTCCACACCGCGGCGAATCGCCCTCGCGCTCACGTTGATCGCCTTTGCCAGGGCGCTCGACGGCCTCATCGGATACCACGCCGACATCACGTCGGGCCAGTTCATCTCGCGCGTCGAGATGGCCGCCATCGGCTTCGAGGTCCTGCTCGGCACCGTGACCGTCGCAGGCACCCTCGTCGCCATCGGGAAACTCCGCGCACGGGTCACGTCGGGACCCGTCGCGTACCGCCGCCGGGAGTTCATCACCGGGTCGCTCGGCGCGTTCATCCTCGGGATGCTCGTATACCTGATCGTCTATCCGCCCACCGCGTGGGTGTTCTACACGACCATTGCCCTCGCCTTCGTATTCGGCATCCTGCTCCTGATCCCGATCGACCGCGCGGAAGCGCCGGGAGCCGTAGCGCTGCTCAACGCATGTTCCGGGCTCGCCGCGTGCGCCGCCGGATTCGCGATCACCGACGGCATCCTGATCCTCGTCGGCTTGCTCGCCGGATTGTCGGGGTTCATCGTGTGGCTGCTCGTGCGCAGACCGTAG
- a CDS encoding ATP-binding protein, with protein sequence MLASKPLADAASEVSGRHALGRRLLRVPLIGKLLGANMLIAVAAMSAAAVFGHPGLFALVCLALTISFVANALLVRLALLPLDGLQDAAQRVSEGDFSARVPGSAIADRQIARLGETFNRLLSRVESDRARIRHLVRQSLRVREAERAGIADELREATAQQLSALTMHLAAAMRECRDPDVAPMLSAARDIASHMVEEVQGVAESVYPGLLGEFGLPAALEALGRRVSRRTNLDVSVTSDGVDTPLPLALVTALYRVAEEAVRNVEAHAHAGSVWLSLSREDHTIRLQIEDDGRGFDVAAADRTSTGIGIFRARELLAHAGGDLQISSAPGSGTSVVATTTVQEGLNQ encoded by the coding sequence ATGTTGGCGAGCAAACCGTTGGCGGACGCGGCCTCGGAGGTCTCGGGGCGGCACGCGCTGGGGCGGCGGCTGCTTCGCGTGCCATTGATCGGCAAGCTGTTGGGCGCGAACATGCTGATCGCGGTCGCGGCGATGAGTGCGGCGGCGGTATTCGGACATCCGGGACTGTTCGCCCTGGTCTGTCTCGCGTTGACGATCAGCTTCGTGGCCAATGCCCTGTTGGTGCGGCTGGCTCTGCTGCCGCTGGACGGGCTTCAGGACGCGGCTCAGCGGGTGTCCGAAGGGGACTTCTCGGCGCGGGTGCCGGGGTCGGCGATCGCCGACCGGCAGATTGCACGGCTCGGCGAAACGTTCAACCGGCTGCTGAGCCGGGTGGAGAGCGACCGGGCGCGGATCCGGCATCTGGTGCGGCAGAGTCTGCGGGTGCGCGAGGCGGAGCGGGCGGGGATCGCCGACGAACTGCGGGAAGCCACCGCGCAACAACTGTCGGCGCTGACGATGCATCTGGCGGCCGCGATGCGCGAATGCCGCGACCCCGACGTGGCGCCGATGCTGTCGGCGGCGCGAGACATCGCCTCGCACATGGTGGAAGAGGTGCAGGGCGTGGCCGAGTCGGTGTATCCCGGGTTGCTCGGGGAATTCGGGCTGCCGGCGGCGCTGGAGGCGCTGGGGCGCCGCGTGTCGCGGCGCACGAATCTCGACGTCAGCGTGACGTCGGATGGGGTGGACACGCCGTTGCCGCTGGCGCTGGTGACGGCGCTGTATCGGGTGGCGGAAGAGGCGGTACGGAACGTGGAGGCGCATGCGCATGCAGGATCCGTGTGGCTCAGCCTTTCGCGTGAGGACCATACGATCCGGCTGCAAATCGAGGACGACGGGCGGGGGTTTGACGTCGCGGCGGCGGATCGGACATCGACGGGGATCGGGATCTTCCGGGCGCGGGAGTTGCTCGCACATGCGGGCGGCGATCTGCAGATTTCAAGTGCCCCCGGAAGCGGAACCAGCGTGGTCGCGACGACCACCGTGCAAGAGGGATTGAATCAGTGA
- a CDS encoding NAD(P) transhydrogenase subunit alpha, producing the protein MSLKVAVLKETRAGERRVAMVPAVVDKLVKLGAEVRLQADAGAAVSLPDNAYRNVTIATDVSSLVGDADLVLAVQPPSLEVARAMKEGAVLISFVYAHREPELVKLLRDRRITCFAMELVPRITRAQAMDALSSQAALAGYYAVLLAGTELPRILPRMTTATGALRPATVLVIGLGVAGLQSIATARRLGAVVEGYDVRPETREEAASLGAKFVDTGVDARGEGGYARELTAEEKEKVAAALTRHIQQADVVITTAAVPGRPAPKLISKAQVDGMKNGAVIIDLAAEGGGNCEYTKPGETIRIGQITIAAPLNVPSLLGEHASELYAKNVLNLLELLVKDQALAPDWEDEVVAKTALTHAGKITNEAARAAVESA; encoded by the coding sequence ATGTCACTGAAAGTCGCGGTACTGAAAGAGACCCGGGCCGGCGAGCGGCGTGTGGCCATGGTGCCGGCCGTCGTCGACAAGCTGGTGAAGCTCGGCGCCGAGGTTCGGTTGCAGGCCGACGCGGGCGCGGCGGTGAGCCTGCCGGACAACGCCTACCGGAACGTCACCATCGCCACGGATGTGTCGAGCCTGGTCGGTGATGCGGACCTCGTGCTGGCCGTGCAGCCGCCGTCGCTCGAGGTCGCGCGCGCGATGAAGGAAGGCGCCGTCCTGATCTCGTTCGTGTACGCCCACCGGGAGCCCGAGCTCGTGAAGCTGCTCCGCGACCGGCGGATCACCTGCTTCGCCATGGAGCTGGTGCCGCGGATCACGCGCGCGCAGGCGATGGACGCGCTGTCGAGCCAGGCGGCGCTGGCCGGATATTACGCCGTGCTCCTGGCCGGCACCGAACTTCCGCGCATTTTGCCGCGAATGACGACGGCCACCGGCGCGTTGCGGCCGGCGACCGTGCTCGTGATCGGGCTGGGCGTGGCCGGGCTGCAGTCGATCGCGACCGCGCGGCGCCTGGGCGCGGTGGTCGAGGGGTACGACGTGCGGCCCGAGACGCGCGAAGAGGCGGCGTCGCTGGGCGCGAAGTTCGTGGACACCGGCGTGGACGCGCGCGGCGAAGGCGGCTATGCGCGCGAGCTGACGGCGGAGGAGAAGGAGAAGGTGGCGGCGGCGCTGACGCGGCACATCCAGCAAGCGGACGTGGTGATCACCACCGCCGCGGTGCCGGGCCGGCCCGCGCCGAAGCTCATCAGCAAGGCGCAGGTGGACGGCATGAAGAACGGCGCGGTGATCATCGATCTGGCGGCCGAGGGTGGCGGAAACTGCGAATACACGAAACCGGGCGAGACGATCCGGATCGGACAGATCACGATCGCCGCACCGCTGAACGTGCCGTCGCTGCTCGGGGAACACGCGAGCGAACTCTACGCCAAGAACGTGCTGAACCTCCTGGAGTTGCTGGTCAAGGACCAGGCGCTCGCGCCGGATTGGGAGGATGAGGTCGTGGCGAAGACGGCGTTGACGCATGCGGGCAAGATCACGAACGAAGCGGCCCGAGCGGCCGTGGAATCGGCTTAG
- the deoC gene encoding deoxyribose-phosphate aldolase, which yields MTANRNLEPASRVSTEHAGHGSRPVLVTSDRPKPPSGHVDRNPGVPLDLDVVRSIRVNRSAVERRAATIPTRRTVKKEWQAGWLVRAITLIDLTTLSGDDTPGNVRRLCAKAAHPLREEIARGLGVEHLGITVGAVCVYHAMVKTAVDALRGTNIPVAAVSTGFPAGLSPLEQRIEEIHASVAAGAREIDIVITRGHVLTGNYEALYDEVKAFRAACGDAHMKAILATGELATLGNVARASMVAMQAGADFIKTSTGKEGVNATLPFALVMSRMIREYFDATGYAVGFKPAGGVRTSKQALEFLYLMKEELGSRWLRADLFRFGASGLLTDIERQLEMFLTGRYAAGYRQPMG from the coding sequence ATGACCGCCAATCGCAACCTCGAGCCGGCGTCCCGCGTATCGACGGAGCACGCCGGCCACGGATCACGGCCCGTGCTGGTCACGTCCGATCGCCCCAAGCCACCGTCGGGGCACGTGGACCGGAATCCGGGCGTGCCGCTCGATCTGGACGTCGTCCGCTCGATCCGGGTGAACCGGAGCGCGGTGGAGCGTCGTGCGGCGACGATTCCCACGCGCCGCACCGTGAAGAAGGAATGGCAGGCGGGGTGGCTGGTGCGGGCGATCACGCTCATCGATCTGACGACGCTGTCGGGCGACGATACGCCGGGCAACGTGCGCCGCCTCTGCGCCAAGGCGGCGCACCCGCTGCGCGAGGAGATCGCGCGTGGGCTGGGGGTGGAGCATCTGGGGATCACGGTGGGCGCGGTGTGCGTGTACCACGCGATGGTGAAGACCGCGGTGGACGCGCTGCGCGGCACGAACATTCCGGTGGCGGCGGTGTCCACGGGGTTTCCGGCCGGCCTCAGTCCTCTGGAGCAGCGGATCGAGGAGATCCATGCGTCGGTGGCGGCGGGGGCGCGGGAGATCGACATCGTGATCACGCGTGGCCATGTGCTCACGGGCAACTACGAGGCGCTCTACGACGAGGTGAAGGCGTTTCGGGCCGCCTGCGGCGATGCACACATGAAGGCAATTCTCGCCACGGGCGAGTTGGCCACGCTGGGCAATGTGGCGCGGGCGAGCATGGTGGCGATGCAGGCCGGCGCGGATTTCATCAAGACCTCCACGGGCAAGGAGGGGGTGAACGCGACGTTGCCGTTTGCCCTGGTGATGAGCCGCATGATCCGCGAGTACTTCGACGCGACGGGGTACGCCGTGGGATTCAAGCCGGCGGGTGGCGTGCGCACGTCCAAGCAGGCGTTGGAGTTCCTCTATCTCATGAAGGAAGAGCTGGGCAGCCGGTGGTTGCGGGCTGATCTGTTCCGGTTCGGAGCCAGCGGGTTGCTCACCGACATCGAACGGCAGTTGGAGATGTTCCTCACGGGGCGGTACGCCGCGGGGTACCGGCAGCCGATGGGGTGA
- a CDS encoding cation:proton antiporter produces MIRRILVILLLIGGAVLMEPLRVPTEGVIAPRSLFMFGLLLLTADSLGLLAHEMGLPRILGYLLAGVALGPSVGGLVPASVVSDLSMTNRLALGLIGLLAGAELRLSDIRDRWKQILAILGTQTVVVLGLIVAAVVIGRDFVPFVAGLDTRQTLLIAFLFATLLTVNSPIVTIALLRETRANGPVARTTLGVVLVADVVVIFLFTIALSLAQAGFTAGQVHAWTILRGLVWEISGSFLVGALISVLFTLYLRFVKREIVVFAVVMVFATAALVSALDFELLLTLVVAGFLIENVAPVRAEPLVHALHQTANPVFVIFFALAGADLQLREAAPLAVVILVLSAVRLVGIVIGAGLGAQWAGAEEPVRRYGWMGLVSQAGVALGLATLVADRFPDVGLAMQSTVIGVIAVNETLGPILFRRALSRAGEMEPRADAANAPDAPLAVPAVATASSATSE; encoded by the coding sequence GTGATCCGCCGCATCCTGGTCATCCTGCTGCTGATCGGCGGGGCGGTGCTCATGGAACCGCTCCGCGTGCCCACCGAGGGCGTGATCGCGCCGCGTTCGCTGTTCATGTTCGGCCTCCTGCTGCTCACCGCCGATTCTCTCGGGCTCCTCGCGCACGAGATGGGGCTGCCCAGAATCCTGGGGTACCTCCTGGCGGGCGTGGCCCTCGGCCCGTCGGTCGGCGGGCTCGTGCCCGCCTCGGTGGTGAGCGACCTCTCGATGACCAACCGGCTGGCGCTCGGGCTCATCGGTCTGCTCGCCGGCGCGGAACTCCGGCTCAGCGACATCCGCGACCGCTGGAAACAGATCCTCGCCATCCTGGGCACGCAGACCGTGGTCGTGCTCGGGTTGATCGTCGCCGCGGTGGTGATCGGTCGCGACTTCGTTCCGTTCGTCGCGGGCCTGGACACGCGCCAGACGCTCCTCATCGCGTTCCTCTTCGCCACGCTGCTCACCGTCAACTCCCCCATCGTCACCATCGCCCTGTTGCGAGAGACCAGGGCCAACGGCCCCGTCGCCCGGACCACGCTCGGGGTGGTGCTCGTGGCCGACGTCGTGGTGATCTTCCTGTTCACCATCGCGCTCAGTCTCGCCCAGGCCGGCTTCACCGCCGGCCAGGTCCACGCGTGGACGATCCTCCGCGGCCTGGTCTGGGAAATCAGCGGGTCGTTCCTCGTCGGCGCGTTGATCAGTGTGCTGTTCACGCTCTATCTGCGTTTTGTGAAGCGGGAGATCGTGGTCTTCGCCGTGGTGATGGTCTTCGCCACCGCCGCGCTCGTCAGCGCGCTCGACTTCGAGCTGCTGCTCACCCTGGTCGTGGCCGGCTTCCTGATCGAGAACGTCGCGCCGGTTCGCGCCGAACCGCTCGTGCACGCCCTCCATCAGACCGCCAATCCCGTGTTCGTGATCTTCTTCGCGCTCGCCGGCGCCGACCTGCAGCTTCGTGAAGCGGCACCGCTCGCCGTCGTCATTCTCGTGCTCTCGGCGGTACGGCTCGTCGGGATCGTGATCGGCGCCGGACTGGGCGCCCAGTGGGCCGGGGCCGAGGAGCCGGTGCGGCGCTACGGCTGGATGGGGCTGGTGTCGCAGGCCGGCGTGGCGCTCGGACTGGCGACGCTGGTCGCCGACCGCTTCCCGGACGTCGGTCTCGCGATGCAGTCCACCGTGATCGGGGTCATCGCCGTGAATGAGACGCTGGGACCGATCCTCTTCCGGCGGGCGCTGAGCCGCGCCGGCGAGATGGAGCCCCGCGCCGACGCGGCGAATGCTCCCGATGCGCCACTCGCCGTGCCCGCCGTAGCCACAGCGAGCAGCGCCACGTCGGAATGA
- a CDS encoding NAD(P) transhydrogenase subunit alpha: MNVETGIVGFVALYIFMLAAFTGYEVIGKVPAILHTPLMSGSNFVHGIVVVGAMYALLNASSTPEQVIGFIGVFLGAANAAGGYVVTERMLEMFKSSGPAKH; the protein is encoded by the coding sequence ATGAACGTGGAAACGGGGATCGTCGGGTTCGTCGCGCTGTACATCTTCATGCTCGCGGCATTCACCGGCTACGAGGTGATCGGGAAGGTGCCGGCCATCCTGCACACGCCGCTGATGTCGGGTTCCAACTTCGTGCACGGCATCGTCGTGGTGGGCGCGATGTATGCCCTGCTCAACGCCAGTTCGACGCCAGAACAGGTGATCGGATTCATCGGCGTGTTCCTCGGAGCGGCCAACGCGGCCGGGGGCTACGTGGTGACGGAGCGCATGCTGGAGATGTTCAAGTCCAGCGGTCCCGCCAAACACTAA